A segment of the Leptolyngbya sp. NIES-3755 genome:
CCCGATTCCGCATCTGTCCGCGATGATCACCACGCATACGATCGCAACCGCGATCGCGTTTCTAATCGTCACATATGTTGAAATTGTATTAGGTGAACTGGTTCCGAAAGTGTTGGCAGCACATGAACCAGAAAAAACCGCATTGTTATTAATTCGTCCACTTCAGATTTGTTCTTATTTATTCTTTCCAGCATTAGTCATTTTGAATGGCACTGTGCGATTGTTAACCGGACGATATACGAGTCGCGATCGCTTTTCAAAAGATGAGTTTATTCGTAAAGATGATTACTCTGTGTTGGTTTCTGGAACGATTGATGTTTCAAAGCTGAATGAACAATTGCAGCTAAGTTTGCCTGAGAGTGATGCTTATCGAACCGCAGCAGGCTTTATGATTCATCACCTTAAAGGCGTTCCTTCCACAGGCGATCGATTGCAATGGGGCGAATTAGAGTTTGAAGCAACCCGTGTGGTAGAAAATCAAATAGAAACGCTTTTGTTGCGCCAAGTGACACGTCCGTTGCTCGAACCTGAAAAAACTCTCGCAGCTAGTTCCTATGATTAACTTCGATGTGGCATTTTACGATCGCTCTGACTGGGGAAGAATTTCAGTTTCAGATAGCGATCGCTTAAATTTCTTACATAACCAAACGACGAACACGTTTAAGCTCAGAGAGCCAGGTGAAGGTTGCGACACGGTTGTTCTCACTTCAACGGCAAGAACGATCGATTTAGCCACGGCTTACATTCTTGATGATTCAGTGTTGCTGCTCGTCTCACCGGGAATGAGCGAGAAAGTGATCAGTTTCTTCGATCGCTATATCTTCTTCGCAGACAAGGTAAAGCTCGAAGATGTCACCGAACAAACCGCAGCATTTAGCTTACTCGGTGCGAAGAGTCACGAGATTGTGAAAGCACTGGGCGCAGAAGAATTAATCAATCAGCCTTACGGCACTCATTGTTTGGTGAATGATATTCGGATTGCGGTTGGAAGTGGATTAGCAACCGAAGGCTATAATTTGATCTGTGATAGAGCGATCGATTTAAAGCAAAAGCTAATCGATCTGGGTGTCATTGAAATCGATGAACCAACTTGGAATACATTACGCATCGAACAAGGTCGCCCGATGCCGGGTTCTGAACTCACTGAAGATTACAATCCATTAGAAGCGGGATTGTGGCACACGATTTCATTTAATAAAGGTTGCTATATCGGACAAGAAACGATCGCACGTCTCGATACTTACAACGGTGTAAAACAGCAGCTTTGGGGAATTAAACTGAATCAACCAGCGGAACCTGGAACGATCGTCAAAATTGCCGACGAAAAAGTAGGAGCAATCACCAGTATTGCAGGCTCGATCGGGCTTGCTTACATTCGCACCAAAGCTGGAGGAGCAGGCTTAACGACTGATTTGGGTGAGATCATCGAAGTACCCTATCTCACCCATGAAAAACAGAGTTAAATAGCAATCTAATTGAGATATGAACTCTCCGAAAGCCCCCTAAATCCCCCGAATCGGGGGACTTTGAGCTAGAAAAAGTTTTCCAATTCCAGAGCGCATTCACCCTTCAAAGTCCCCCAAATTGGGGGATTTAGGGGGCACGATCAATCTTGCAACTGACGATTCGTCTAGGACTGCGACAACGAAGTGGTTACCAAGGCAAAACTTCTCCATTCATGTGCCAAAATGTGCCTGTGTTTTCTAGCGTCAATTGATCAATTCGAGCCAGTAATCCTTTCACGGATTGTTCCGGTGTGATGCCCCCGGCTGTAAAGTTCGTCATGCGAGTTTGAACGAGTCCAGGATGCAGAATCGCAACTGGAATTCCACGCGGCTTGAGATCATGCGCCAGAGATTTACCTGCCATCGATAAAGCCACTTTCGACATGCGATACCCATACGAACCGCCCGAAGTATTATCTTCGATCGATCCCATTCGACTGGTCATCAATACAATCTTGGAGCCTGATTTGATTTTGGGTAACAGGGCATGAGTCACCCGCAAAGCACCCAAAGCATTAACCTCGAATTGTTCGCGAATGCTATCGAAATCTAAATGATCCAATGTCACTCGTTTAATGATGCCTGCATTGTTGATCAGAACCTCGATCGAGGTCTGGTTTAAGCGATCGCATAATTCCGCAACCGAAGCCTCTGAGGTAATATCAATTCCCGTTTCAACTTGGATTCCAAGCTGCCGCAATTCCTCAGACGCAGAGCGACAGACTGCAATGACCGTTTCGCCTCGCGCTTTTAATTGACGACAGTATTCGTACCCAATGCCGCGATTTGCCCCTGTGATCAGATAAGTTGCCATTAGCTTGCTTGTTGCAGTTCGTCTAATTTTGCTAGAACTTCACGGCTGTGAATGATTGGATTAACTCCAGTGAATGTTGCTTTGAGAACACCATCTGGATCAATGATGAACGTGTGACGAGACGATCGAATTCCTAACCAAGAACCGTAAGCTTTACTAATCTTGCCGTTGGCATCTGCAAGCAGCGGAAACTTTAAGCCTTCAGAATCACAAAAATCTGCGTGAGAGTTCACATCATCTGCGCTGATTCCGAGAATTTGAGTGTTTCGATCGAGATATTTTGGCATGTCTTCCTGAAACTTCCGCGCTTCGAGGGTGCAACCGGGCGTAAAGTCAGCGGGATAGAAGTAAGCAACAACCCATTTTCCGCGATAGTCCGAAAGCGAAACGGTTCCATCCCCTTCGTTGCTCGGTAATGCGAATTCGGGTGCAGGTTGATTGATCGGCGGTAAGGTTCCACCGAGTGCAAAGACAGGAAGCGTAAAGTTTAGACTAGCAACGATCGCGAATACACTAATAAGTAAAGCTTTGAGCAAGTTTCGGCGCGACATAACAGCATTCTCGAAATAAAACTTAATTAAAGTTTACCGTGAATCTGAAAGTCCACCTTGCCGAAGAGAAAAACTGTTCTATGCCGTTAATGGAAACCCGTGCGCCCAATACAAGAGCGGATCGAATTCGCGCTAGGATACGTAAGCCACAATGAACCCTCTGCCGTAAAGCCGTTATGCAAGCCCGTCGAATTTCCCGTGAACTGGCACTTCTGAGCATCAGCCAACTTCCTTCAGATCTGGAAAAAGTCAACCAGCAAAAACTCCAGGATCTCGTTCTCGCTTCGATCCGGACTCTTGCCACCGAAGCCCGCGACACGCTTGAAAATGCTGCGGCAGAACTCCAACGCGGCGATGCCCAACTACTGAAGAGTCAAACCCGCGCTGCCAATCTTGACACGGCTCGATCGATGGTACAAGAAGCAATCAATCTGGCTCAATCGGCAATTAATCGACTCGGAGGCGCGATCGAGCTTCCCGAATTCATCCAACTTGCAAATCAGACCGAAGTTCGCGCTTATGCGATGGAGATCATTACACGGCTTCAGATTGAACGCGCTACGGTCGATAAAATGCTGAACGATATTTTGGTCGATTGGAATGTCGATCGATTAGCGGTGATCGATCGCGACATTCTCCGAATCGCGACCACCGAAATGATGTTCCTTGGCATTCCTGATAGAGTCGCAATTAACGAAGCTGTAGAACTGGCAAAACGTTACAGCAACGAAGACGGGCACAAATTTATTAATGGAATTTTGCGCCGTGTCACCGAAGCAATTAATGTGAACTCCTGATTTACATTAAAGTGAGAGTAAGCGTTCTGGATTTTTGGGTATGACGTTTAATTGGTTCAATCGGTTTAACAAGAAAGAAGAAGAAAATCAGCCTGAACCGACTCCAACGGTAGAAACACCTGTGGAGGAAACGTCTGCTGAAGAAACGGCTTCCGAAGAAGATACCCGAATCGCCAATGCAAGAGCGATCGTGGAAGCCTTCCGTCGCAAACAACGAGAACAAGCTGGAGAATCCCAAACTTCAGAAGAAACGCCTGTCGAAGTGGCAGAAACGCCTGAACCTGTTGAAGTTGTAGCGGAAACTTCTGAACCCGTTGAAACTCCCGAAGTCTCTGAACCTGTTGAAGCAGTCGAAGCCTCTGAAGTTTCTGAACCTGTTGAAGCACTTGAAGAAATTGCTGAACCTGTTGAAGCTTCTGAACCAGAAATCGAGCAAGCTGAACCCGAAGCAACAGAAGAACCTGCTCCTCAGCCTGCGATCCCGTTCTGGGCACAGTCTCAAGCGGAAAGCCAAGCCCGCCTCGAACGCCTGAGAGCGACTGCTGTTGAAGAAGAGACGGAACCTGAACCCGTTGTTGAAGCACCTGCATTCGAGCCAGCGTTTACGATCGATGAAGGATTCCTTTGGTCGGCGGATGTGCTTTCTGCAATGGGTCGTCGGGCGGAAGATGTCTCGATCGAGGAAATTACCTGGCTCAAACGTTTACGTAAAGGACTCGATAAAACTCGTCGCAGTTTAGTCAATCAACTCAAAGCGATCGTCGGTCAAGGTCCACTGAATCAAGATGCTGTTTATGAAATCGAATCTCTTCTGCTTCAAGCTGATGCGGGAGTAGAAGCGACTGACAAAATTATTGAGGCATTGCAGGCGAAACTGAGACAAGAAACACTGCCGCCGGATCAAGCGATCGCATACTTAAAACAGATTCTCCGAGATCTACTCGACCAACCGCTTCAAGGGTCACACAGCGCGTTCTTTGCCCCTGAAAAAGAGGTGTTGAACATTTGGCTGATGACGGGTGTGAATGGAGCCGGGAAGACAACAACGATCGGTAAACTCGCTCATATTGCAACGAAATCTGGCTACAACTGTTTAATCGGTGCGGCTGATACCTTCCGGGCGGCAGCGGTTGAACAAGTCAAAGTCTGGGGACAAAGAAGCAATGTGGAAGTGATTGCCAATCCTGGACAAAACACTGATCCTGCTGCGGTTGTCTTTGATGCGATTAGTGCGGCTCAATCTCGTGGAACTGAATTATTGCTGATTGATACTGCTGGACGGCTTCAGAACAAGAAGAATCTGATGGATGAACTCAGCAAAGTTCGCCGCATTATTGATAAGAAAGCGGGAGATGCCAAAGTCGAATCCTTATTAGTTCTGGATGCAACGTTGGGACAGAACGGATTACGACAAGCGGAAGTATTCGCGCAAGCGGCTCAACTGAGTGGTGTTGTTCTGACTAAGCTTGATGGAACTGCCAAAGGTGGAATTGCACTGGCAGTCGTTGAACAGCTTGGACTACCCATTCGCTTTATCGGAGCGGGAGAAGGGATTGAAGATTTACGTCCGTTCTCTAGCTATGAATTCGTTGAAGCTTTGATTAGTGGTTAACCTGAAGCAAATTACCGGAGGGCGCGATCGTGGTTTTACACTCCCCCCAGATCATCTATCCAGAAAGCGACGGCAAACCGATGGCGGACAATACCCTACAGTTTCGATGGATTGTCACCATCAAGGAAAATTTAGAGTTGCTGTTTGCGAATGACGATCGCGTTTTTATCGCGGGTGATTTGCTGTGGTATCCGATCGAAGGCAACCCTTCTCTCTGCCAAGCTCCAGATGTGATGGTCGTCTTTGGCAGACCGAAAGGGGAACGCCGTTCTTATCAACAATGGAAAGAAGATCATCTTCCGCCCCAAGTCGCATTTGAGATTCTCTCACCGAGCAATCGACTCAAAGAGATGACCAAGAAATTCAAGTTTTACGATGATTACGGCATTGAGGAGTACTACATTTACGATCCAGATAGTGTCGAGCTAGTTGGCTGGATTCGTTCGGAGGGTCAATTTCAAATCATTGAAGACCTTAACGGCTGGACGAGTCCACGCTTGGGAATTCGATTTGAAGTCCAGCCTGAAATATTAGAGCTATATCGTCCAGATGGCGATCGCTTTTTAACCTTCGTTGAGCTAGGGCAAGCGAGAGCGCAGGCAGAACAACGAGCCGAACAAGAACGTCAACGAGCTGAACAAGAACGTCAACGAGCCGAACAAGAACGTCAACGAGCCGATCGATTAGCAGAACGGTTGAGAGCGCTTGGCATTGATCCAGACGCGGAATAACCTCATCGATCGAGAAAATTAGCCAAGTTCCTAATTGAATAACAGATAACAGAAACACTTGGCACTTTGTGAAAGATTAATGCTTATTCGACTGCTATCTATTTAGCATAGAAAAATTGGAGCATTTGGAGTTTGTATGTTTAAACACGTTGTGCGAAAACTGAGCGCAGTTGTGGTGGCGCTTTTGCTGATGTTCACCGTTTCGATCGAGTTTCCGACTGTCGCTCAAGCTGAACCGACTCAGGTAGAATCGCCTGCCGCTACCGCTACGATCGATAGTCCAACTGAAGCAGTCGAGTCAGAAGCGGCTGAGGCAGCAGAAAAAGAAGCCAAAGTAGCGGCGAAAGAGGCGGAAAAAGAAGCCAAAGCAGCGGCAAAGGCTGAGAAGAAGAAACTGAAGGAGCAAGAAAAAGCTCAGAAGAAAGCGGCGAAAGAGGCTGAAAAAGCTGAGAAAAAACGGCTGAAGGCAGAGAAGAAAGCAGCGAAGGAAGCGGCAGTGGCGAAAGCGGCAGAAGAGGCAGCTACGCCCTCTGAACCTGCTCCTCAGTAGACAAAGTGATCAAAAAGCCCTTCGATCGCCAATTTGATCGAAGGGTTTCACATCTATTGATCTTTCACCGTTATCGATTCTTGTAAGACTTGAACGATTGGTAAGCGTACTCTGGGTGATAGAGATGACAACGATCGGTAATCTCTTTCATCAGTCCCCAAGAGAATTTGTACTGTCTCAATTCCGTTCCCCAAACTCGCACAAGGCTTTGATGTGCCAGACGTAGATTGTAAGACGGAATTGCAGTTGATAAATGGTGCGGAATGTGGACGTTGATATCGTGACAGAGGAATTCAACCCACTTCGGATAATCACAATGCACTGTGCCAAATAATTGTGCCTGTGCAGCGTCCCATTCTTCGGGTTCTTTGAACTGAATGTCGGGCAAGGTGTGGTGAACGAGCGTGAACGTGCTCATCCAGAAGTGATACACCAACCAAGGCATTAACCAGAATTTGACAAAGCCCCAAACGCCAACGGTGAGGAACAAAGTCGGGAAGACGATCGCAGCAAAACCAACCACAACCGCGATCGACAATTTCACTTTGCCAAGGTCTTTCGGCTTGTAGTTCGAGAGATTGAAGTGAACGATCGCCCAGTGCAGAATCGAAGCCGCCCACCACAGCCGACCGCGAGTGGTTTCGTAAGCAATTCTCGTTACGGGATCAAGATTGTCGTATACCTCTGTCCGCCAGGGTTGCCACGCATTATCCACATCCATTTTATTTGTGTGGTTGTGGTGTTGATTGTGCAGAATCCGCCAGCAGTGAAACGGATAGATTAACGGAGCCATGAAAATGTGCCCGATCACATCGTTCACCCATTTACGTTGAGCAAACGATCGATGTCCACAATCATGTGCGATCACGAAAAATCCGGTCAGTGCGGTTCCTGTAAAAATCCATGCAAACGGTAACAGGAACCACGGAGCAGCTTGAATACTCCAGTAACCTAGACCCACCATCAGCACATTGATGATCAGGGAAG
Coding sequences within it:
- a CDS encoding hypothetical protein (protein of unknown function DUF21;~similar to AA sequence:cyanobase_aa:LBDG_45980), encoding MTTLETFEIETAETLVRLAVLLLFVVFVAFFVAAELSIVSASKGEIDSLARQSENPSTQKAAQLVQKAQNNLGQYLSVTQTGTTAGSLLLGWLGEGATVHWIEPWINLLPIPHLSAMITTHTIATAIAFLIVTYVEIVLGELVPKVLAAHEPEKTALLLIRPLQICSYLFFPALVILNGTVRLLTGRYTSRDRFSKDEFIRKDDYSVLVSGTIDVSKLNEQLQLSLPESDAYRTAAGFMIHHLKGVPSTGDRLQWGELEFEATRVVENQIETLLLRQVTRPLLEPEKTLAASSYD
- a CDS encoding folate-binding protein YgfZ (similar to AA sequence:cyanobase_aa:LBDG_17910), which codes for MINFDVAFYDRSDWGRISVSDSDRLNFLHNQTTNTFKLREPGEGCDTVVLTSTARTIDLATAYILDDSVLLLVSPGMSEKVISFFDRYIFFADKVKLEDVTEQTAAFSLLGAKSHEIVKALGAEELINQPYGTHCLVNDIRIAVGSGLATEGYNLICDRAIDLKQKLIDLGVIEIDEPTWNTLRIEQGRPMPGSELTEDYNPLEAGLWHTISFNKGCYIGQETIARLDTYNGVKQQLWGIKLNQPAEPGTIVKIADEKVGAITSIAGSIGLAYIRTKAGGAGLTTDLGEIIEVPYLTHEKQS
- a CDS encoding short-chain dehydrogenase/reductase SDR (similar to AA sequence:cyanobase_aa:Cyan7425_1936), whose product is MATYLITGANRGIGYEYCRQLKARGETVIAVCRSASEELRQLGIQVETGIDITSEASVAELCDRLNQTSIEVLINNAGIIKRVTLDHLDFDSIREQFEVNALGALRVTHALLPKIKSGSKIVLMTSRMGSIEDNTSGGSYGYRMSKVALSMAGKSLAHDLKPRGIPVAILHPGLVQTRMTNFTAGGITPEQSVKGLLARIDQLTLENTGTFWHMNGEVLPW
- a CDS encoding peroxiredoxin (similar to AA sequence:cyanobase_aa:LBDG_30480); this encodes MSRRNLLKALLISVFAIVASLNFTLPVFALGGTLPPINQPAPEFALPSNEGDGTVSLSDYRGKWVVAYFYPADFTPGCTLEARKFQEDMPKYLDRNTQILGISADDVNSHADFCDSEGLKFPLLADANGKISKAYGSWLGIRSSRHTFIIDPDGVLKATFTGVNPIIHSREVLAKLDELQQAS
- a CDS encoding transcription antitermination protein NusB (similar to AA sequence:cyanobase_aa:LBDG_21520); amino-acid sequence: MQARRISRELALLSISQLPSDLEKVNQQKLQDLVLASIRTLATEARDTLENAAAELQRGDAQLLKSQTRAANLDTARSMVQEAINLAQSAINRLGGAIELPEFIQLANQTEVRAYAMEIITRLQIERATVDKMLNDILVDWNVDRLAVIDRDILRIATTEMMFLGIPDRVAINEAVELAKRYSNEDGHKFINGILRRVTEAINVNS
- a CDS encoding signal recognition particle-docking protein FtsY (similar to AA sequence:cyanobase_aa:LBDG_21510); this encodes MTFNWFNRFNKKEEENQPEPTPTVETPVEETSAEETASEEDTRIANARAIVEAFRRKQREQAGESQTSEETPVEVAETPEPVEVVAETSEPVETPEVSEPVEAVEASEVSEPVEALEEIAEPVEASEPEIEQAEPEATEEPAPQPAIPFWAQSQAESQARLERLRATAVEEETEPEPVVEAPAFEPAFTIDEGFLWSADVLSAMGRRAEDVSIEEITWLKRLRKGLDKTRRSLVNQLKAIVGQGPLNQDAVYEIESLLLQADAGVEATDKIIEALQAKLRQETLPPDQAIAYLKQILRDLLDQPLQGSHSAFFAPEKEVLNIWLMTGVNGAGKTTTIGKLAHIATKSGYNCLIGAADTFRAAAVEQVKVWGQRSNVEVIANPGQNTDPAAVVFDAISAAQSRGTELLLIDTAGRLQNKKNLMDELSKVRRIIDKKAGDAKVESLLVLDATLGQNGLRQAEVFAQAAQLSGVVLTKLDGTAKGGIALAVVEQLGLPIRFIGAGEGIEDLRPFSSYEFVEALISG
- a CDS encoding hypothetical protein (similar to AA sequence:cyanobase_aa:NIES39_D01810), encoding MVLHSPQIIYPESDGKPMADNTLQFRWIVTIKENLELLFANDDRVFIAGDLLWYPIEGNPSLCQAPDVMVVFGRPKGERRSYQQWKEDHLPPQVAFEILSPSNRLKEMTKKFKFYDDYGIEEYYIYDPDSVELVGWIRSEGQFQIIEDLNGWTSPRLGIRFEVQPEILELYRPDGDRFLTFVELGQARAQAEQRAEQERQRAEQERQRAEQERQRADRLAERLRALGIDPDAE
- a CDS encoding fatty acid desaturase (similar to AA sequence:cyanobase_aa:LBDG_04850) produces the protein MTASLTPDYSTLTSPETELRLKDIIKTLPRECFQKDMKKAWASLIINVLMVGLGYWSIQAAPWFLLPFAWIFTGTALTGFFVIAHDCGHRSFAQRKWVNDVIGHIFMAPLIYPFHCWRILHNQHHNHTNKMDVDNAWQPWRTEVYDNLDPVTRIAYETTRGRLWWAASILHWAIVHFNLSNYKPKDLGKVKLSIAVVVGFAAIVFPTLFLTVGVWGFVKFWLMPWLVYHFWMSTFTLVHHTLPDIQFKEPEEWDAAQAQLFGTVHCDYPKWVEFLCHDINVHIPHHLSTAIPSYNLRLAHQSLVRVWGTELRQYKFSWGLMKEITDRCHLYHPEYAYQSFKSYKNR